One genomic window of Elusimicrobiota bacterium includes the following:
- the acnA gene encoding aconitate hydratase AcnA: MGGISMISGARSALVSGGEAWDLFRLESLAARYPIERLPFCLRVFLENLLRHDARGEAVAAVAGWAETRRSGPETSFMPARVLMQDFTGVPAVVDLAAMREAVGRLGGDPRRINPLVPVDLVVDHSVQVDRYGDDEAFACNARLEYERNRERYAFLKWGQKAFANLSVVPPESGIVHQVNLEHLARVVWTREEDGRRLAYPDTLVGTDSHTTMTNGLGVLSWGVGGIEAEAVMLGQPIAMLVPEVVGVRLTGRLPEGVTATDAVLTLTALLRRKGVVEKFVEFYGSGVGSLAVADRATLANMAPEYGATVGFFPVDSQTLDYLALTGKPEAHIRLVEDYCREQGLFRTDSASEPQFSDTVELDLAAVRPSIAGPRRPQDLVLLAEAGGAWEKSLQGFLKGVPEAQPKVRIQVESGDRRGELGHGSVVIAAITSCTNTANPAAMIGAGLLAQKAVARGLKSAPWVKTSLAPGSKVVMDYYREAGLIEPLARLGFQLVGFGCTTCIGNSGPLEPAVVEAIKRNKLVVAAVLSGNRNFEGRINPHVKASFLASPMLVVAYALAGRVGIDLTTEPLGRDAEGRPVLLRDIWPTDAEIAQTVRRAVKKEFFASEYASIGEGDERWRALAAPGGDLYAWDNASTYVRRPPYFEGWDGGPRPVTDIRGARALAWFADSVTTDHISPAGDISQGSPAGCYLQERGVQPSDFNSYGSRRGNHEVMMRGAFANIRIRNLLLPGSEGPETLHLPDGQRLPIFDAALRYQKEGVPLVVLAGREYGCGSSRDWAAKGPALLGVRAVLAVGFERIHRSNLVGMGILPLQFCDGQDAASLGLTGRELFDVSGFAAGLKPRQRVTVDVARPDGGRGSFEMVARIDTPAEVEYYRWGGILPYVLSRLMRP, translated from the coding sequence ATGGGCGGCATTTCGATGATTTCCGGCGCCCGCAGCGCTTTGGTCTCCGGCGGCGAGGCCTGGGACCTGTTCCGCTTGGAGTCTTTGGCCGCCCGTTACCCCATCGAACGACTGCCCTTCTGCCTGCGCGTGTTCCTGGAGAACCTGCTGCGCCACGACGCGCGCGGCGAGGCGGTCGCGGCCGTGGCCGGTTGGGCCGAGACGCGCCGCAGCGGCCCCGAGACCTCGTTCATGCCGGCCCGCGTGCTCATGCAGGACTTCACCGGCGTGCCCGCGGTCGTGGACCTGGCCGCTATGCGCGAGGCGGTCGGCCGCCTGGGCGGCGACCCTCGGCGCATCAACCCCCTGGTGCCGGTGGACCTGGTCGTGGACCATTCGGTCCAGGTGGACCGCTACGGCGACGACGAGGCCTTCGCCTGCAACGCCCGGCTGGAGTACGAGCGCAACCGGGAGCGCTATGCCTTCCTCAAATGGGGGCAGAAAGCCTTCGCGAACCTGTCGGTGGTGCCGCCGGAGAGCGGGATCGTGCACCAGGTCAACCTGGAGCACCTGGCGCGCGTGGTCTGGACGCGGGAAGAGGACGGCCGGCGCCTGGCCTATCCGGACACCTTGGTCGGAACCGATTCCCACACCACGATGACCAACGGGCTGGGCGTGCTCAGTTGGGGGGTCGGCGGCATCGAAGCCGAGGCCGTCATGCTCGGCCAGCCCATCGCCATGCTGGTGCCGGAGGTGGTGGGGGTCCGCCTGACGGGCCGCCTGCCGGAGGGCGTGACCGCCACGGACGCGGTGCTGACCCTGACCGCGCTGCTGCGCCGCAAAGGCGTGGTGGAGAAGTTCGTGGAATTCTACGGCTCCGGCGTCGGGTCTTTAGCCGTGGCGGACCGGGCCACTTTGGCCAACATGGCGCCGGAGTACGGCGCCACGGTCGGCTTCTTCCCGGTGGACTCCCAGACTTTGGACTACCTGGCGCTGACGGGCAAGCCGGAGGCCCATATCCGCCTGGTGGAGGACTATTGCCGCGAGCAAGGCCTCTTCCGGACCGACTCGGCGTCCGAGCCGCAGTTCTCCGACACCGTGGAGCTCGACTTGGCGGCGGTGCGGCCGTCCATCGCCGGCCCCCGGCGTCCCCAGGACCTCGTGCTCCTGGCCGAGGCCGGCGGCGCCTGGGAGAAGTCCCTGCAGGGCTTCCTGAAAGGCGTGCCCGAAGCTCAGCCCAAGGTCCGCATCCAGGTCGAGTCGGGGGACCGCCGCGGCGAGCTCGGCCATGGCAGCGTGGTCATCGCGGCCATCACCTCCTGCACCAACACCGCCAATCCCGCCGCCATGATCGGCGCGGGCCTGCTCGCGCAGAAGGCCGTGGCGCGGGGCCTGAAGTCCGCGCCCTGGGTCAAGACCAGCCTGGCGCCGGGCTCCAAGGTGGTCATGGACTACTATCGGGAGGCGGGGCTCATCGAGCCCCTGGCCCGGCTCGGCTTCCAGCTCGTGGGCTTCGGCTGCACCACCTGCATCGGCAACTCCGGCCCCTTGGAGCCGGCCGTAGTCGAGGCCATCAAGCGCAACAAGCTCGTCGTGGCAGCGGTGCTCTCCGGCAACCGGAACTTCGAGGGCCGCATCAACCCCCACGTCAAAGCCAGCTTCCTGGCTTCGCCCATGCTGGTCGTGGCTTACGCTTTGGCCGGTCGCGTGGGCATCGACCTGACCACGGAGCCGCTGGGCCGCGACGCGGAGGGGCGCCCGGTCCTGCTGCGGGACATCTGGCCGACGGATGCCGAGATCGCGCAGACCGTGCGGCGGGCGGTCAAGAAGGAGTTCTTCGCCTCCGAGTACGCCTCCATCGGCGAAGGCGACGAGCGCTGGCGCGCGCTCGCCGCGCCCGGCGGAGACCTCTACGCCTGGGACAACGCCTCGACCTACGTGCGCAGGCCGCCCTATTTCGAAGGCTGGGACGGCGGCCCGCGCCCGGTCACCGACATCCGCGGCGCCCGGGCTTTGGCCTGGTTCGCGGACTCCGTCACCACCGACCACATCTCTCCCGCCGGCGACATCTCCCAGGGGTCGCCGGCGGGCTGCTACCTCCAGGAGCGGGGGGTGCAACCGTCGGACTTCAACTCCTATGGCTCCCGGCGCGGCAACCATGAGGTCATGATGCGCGGCGCCTTCGCCAACATCCGCATCCGCAATCTCCTGCTCCCCGGCTCCGAGGGCCCTGAGACCCTGCATCTGCCGGACGGTCAGCGCCTGCCGATCTTCGACGCGGCGCTGCGCTATCAGAAGGAGGGCGTGCCCCTCGTCGTCCTCGCCGGGCGGGAGTACGGCTGCGGCTCCTCGCGGGATTGGGCCGCCAAGGGTCCGGCGCTGCTGGGCGTGCGCGCGGTCCTGGCCGTGGGCTTCGAGCGTATCCACCGCTCCAACCTCGTGGGCATGGGCATCCTGCCGCTGCAGTTCTGCGACGGCCAGGACGCGGCGTCTTTGGGGCTGACCGGCCGGGAGCTCTTCGATGTCTCCGGCTTCGCCGCCGGGCTCAAGCCCCGCCAGCGCGTCACCGTGGACGTCGCGCGGCCGGACGGCGGCCGGGGCTCCTTCGAGATGGTCGCCCGCATAGACACCCCGGCCGAGGTCGAGTACTATCGCTGGGGCGGGATCCTGCCCTACGTCCTCAGCCGGCTCATGCGGCCCTAG
- a CDS encoding tetratricopeptide repeat protein encodes MPDDLAIDVEKACVWIPPQNKKLKEMVALLEERLRRDPGDFWSWDSLANLCFSEGFVLQSIGIYKKALEIRPDLAVTHLRLGIAYYRLARLDDAISELELALDCNPELAMAHYYLGFAHYHKGHSEESLGHFQKVHELSPETRIVLYHMAETYLQEARFQEALGLLQNLVRFSNGSATAWYKLGLALFGLNRNTDAVKAFREALRCNPQDKRSANMVELITDVPDV; translated from the coding sequence GTGCCCGATGACCTGGCGATCGACGTCGAGAAGGCCTGCGTCTGGATCCCCCCGCAGAACAAGAAGCTCAAGGAGATGGTGGCGCTCCTGGAGGAGCGCTTGCGGCGCGATCCCGGCGATTTCTGGTCCTGGGACAGCCTCGCGAACCTCTGCTTCAGCGAGGGGTTCGTGCTCCAGTCCATCGGGATCTACAAGAAAGCCCTGGAGATCCGGCCGGACCTGGCCGTGACCCATCTGCGCCTGGGCATCGCTTACTACCGGCTGGCCCGGCTCGACGACGCCATCTCGGAGCTCGAGCTGGCGCTCGACTGCAACCCGGAACTGGCCATGGCGCATTATTATCTGGGATTCGCTCATTACCATAAGGGCCATTCCGAGGAATCTTTGGGCCATTTCCAAAAGGTCCATGAGCTCAGCCCGGAGACGCGGATCGTGCTCTACCATATGGCCGAGACCTATCTGCAGGAAGCGCGGTTCCAGGAGGCGCTCGGACTGCTCCAGAACCTGGTGCGGTTCAGCAACGGCTCCGCTACGGCCTGGTACAAGCTGGGCCTGGCGCTCTTCGGGCTCAACCGCAACACCGACGCGGTGAAGGCCTTCCGGGAGGCGTTGCGCTGCAATCCCCAGGACAAGCGGTCGGCCAATATGGTCGAATTGATCACCGACGTCCCCGACGTCTGA
- a CDS encoding phosphoenolpyruvate carboxykinase (GTP), with the protein MSQHARLETWVREMAELCGPDRVVWLDGSEAEKERLEAEAVASGELIRLSAQRFPGCLYHRTASNDVARTEHLTYICTKDKADAGATNNWMSPDEGYRRAGDIFRGSMKGRTLYVIPFSMGAVGSPFSKIGVQLTDSIYVVLNMRIMTRVGTPVLEQLGTDGEFTKCLHGKADLDDKRRLILHFPEDNAIWSVGSGYGGNALLGKKCLSLRIASALARREGWMAEHMLILGVEDPQGRVEYVAAAFPSACGKTNLAMLIPPAGMKANGYKVWTVGDDIAWLRIGPDGRLWAVNPEAGFFGVAPGTNSRSNPNAVATVQRNTIFTNVVLGDDGSVWWESGDGAPPASGKDWRGQAWKPGMKDEKGAAILGAHPNSRFTAPARQCPCISPKWEDPQGVPISAIVFGGRRARLAPLVYQSFNWEHGVYVGATMASERTAAQVGKQGEVRRDPMAMLPFCGYNVADYFAHWLAMGKKLSHPPKIFHVNWFRTDAGGRFLWPGYGDNARVLEWILGRCRGEGKARSTPIGFVPTFDGLDLEGLDLPRPALEELLAVRQEDWRAELAEHETFLGSLGPRLPIELVWQREALAWRLSGSAVPVPQGG; encoded by the coding sequence ATGAGCCAGCACGCGAGACTTGAGACGTGGGTCCGCGAGATGGCGGAGCTCTGCGGGCCGGACCGCGTGGTATGGCTCGACGGCTCCGAGGCCGAGAAGGAGCGGCTGGAGGCCGAGGCCGTGGCCTCGGGAGAGCTCATCCGCCTGAGCGCGCAGAGATTCCCCGGCTGTCTCTACCACCGCACCGCCTCCAATGACGTGGCCCGCACCGAGCATCTGACTTACATCTGCACGAAGGACAAGGCTGACGCCGGCGCGACCAACAACTGGATGTCCCCGGACGAGGGCTACCGCCGGGCCGGGGATATATTCCGCGGCTCCATGAAAGGCCGCACGCTGTACGTCATCCCCTTCTCCATGGGCGCGGTGGGCTCTCCGTTCTCCAAGATCGGCGTGCAGTTGACCGATTCCATCTACGTGGTCCTCAACATGCGCATCATGACGCGCGTGGGGACCCCGGTGCTGGAACAGCTGGGAACGGACGGGGAGTTCACCAAGTGCCTGCACGGCAAGGCGGACCTGGATGACAAGCGCCGGCTCATCCTGCACTTCCCGGAGGACAACGCCATCTGGAGCGTGGGCTCGGGCTACGGCGGCAACGCGCTCCTGGGCAAGAAATGCCTTTCTTTGCGCATCGCGAGCGCCCTTGCCCGTCGGGAAGGCTGGATGGCGGAGCACATGCTCATCCTGGGAGTCGAAGATCCCCAGGGCCGAGTCGAGTACGTGGCCGCGGCTTTCCCCAGCGCCTGCGGCAAGACCAACCTGGCCATGCTCATCCCGCCCGCAGGCATGAAGGCCAACGGCTACAAGGTCTGGACCGTGGGCGACGACATCGCCTGGCTGCGCATCGGACCGGACGGGCGGCTCTGGGCGGTGAACCCGGAGGCGGGGTTCTTCGGGGTGGCGCCGGGCACCAACTCCCGGAGCAATCCCAACGCCGTGGCTACGGTGCAGCGCAACACCATCTTCACCAACGTGGTCCTGGGAGACGATGGCTCGGTCTGGTGGGAATCGGGCGACGGGGCGCCTCCGGCCTCGGGGAAGGACTGGCGGGGGCAGGCTTGGAAGCCGGGGATGAAGGACGAGAAGGGCGCTGCGATCCTGGGAGCGCATCCCAACAGCCGGTTCACGGCCCCGGCCCGGCAATGCCCCTGCATCTCACCCAAGTGGGAGGACCCGCAGGGAGTGCCCATCTCCGCGATCGTCTTCGGCGGCCGCCGGGCGCGCTTGGCCCCTCTGGTCTACCAGTCCTTCAACTGGGAGCATGGGGTCTATGTCGGCGCCACCATGGCTTCCGAGCGCACGGCCGCCCAGGTCGGCAAGCAGGGAGAGGTCAGGCGCGACCCCATGGCCATGCTGCCGTTCTGCGGCTACAACGTGGCCGATTACTTCGCCCACTGGCTGGCCATGGGCAAGAAGCTCTCCCACCCGCCCAAGATCTTCCACGTGAACTGGTTCCGGACGGATGCGGGCGGGCGCTTCCTGTGGCCCGGGTACGGGGACAACGCCCGGGTCCTGGAGTGGATCCTGGGACGATGCCGCGGCGAGGGCAAGGCGCGCAGCACGCCCATCGGATTCGTCCCGACTTTCGATGGTCTCGATCTCGAAGGGCTGGACCTGCCTCGGCCGGCGCTGGAGGAATTGCTGGCGGTGCGGCAGGAGGATTGGAGGGCGGAGCTCGCGGAGCATGAGACGTTCCTCGGCTCGCTGGGCCCCAGGCTGCCCATCGAACTGGTCTGGCAGCGGGAGGCTTTGGCCTGGCGTCTAAGCGGCAGCGCGGTGCCGGTGCCTCAGGGAGGATAA
- the icd gene encoding isocitrate dehydrogenase (NADP(+)): MEKLSTAGAVPKEGQPITLSGGRLQVPARPVVPFIEGDGIGTDIWPAARLVLDAAVAKAYGRERRIAWLEVLAGEKAAARLGPGRHLPEETLAALRKYRVSIKGPLTTPVGGGIRSLNVTIRQKLDLYACVRPVRWFPGVPAPVRHPEKLDVVIFRENTEDVYAGIEWASGSPEAGRVADFLAREMGVRLADKSAIGIKPMSPGNSKRLVRAAIRYALAKKLPSVTIVHKGNIMKFTEGGFRDWAYELVRDEFPQETVTEAGGTAAEGRLLIKDRIADSMFQQVLLRPDEYSVLATPNLTGDYLSDACAAQVGGLGMAPGANIGDGIGVFEATHGSAPKYAGKDVSNPSSLILSGALMLEFMGWQEAAAAVLQAMSATFAAKTVTYDLARQMPDAKELKCSQFADAVAANL; this comes from the coding sequence ATGGAAAAGCTCTCGACCGCCGGCGCCGTCCCGAAGGAGGGGCAGCCCATCACTCTATCGGGCGGCCGCCTTCAGGTCCCCGCCCGTCCCGTCGTCCCCTTCATCGAGGGCGACGGCATCGGCACGGACATCTGGCCCGCCGCCCGGCTGGTGCTCGACGCCGCGGTCGCGAAGGCTTACGGCCGGGAGCGCCGCATCGCCTGGCTCGAGGTCCTGGCTGGGGAGAAGGCCGCGGCCCGTCTGGGCCCGGGCCGGCACCTGCCCGAGGAGACCTTGGCCGCCCTGCGGAAGTACCGGGTCTCCATCAAGGGACCGCTGACCACGCCGGTCGGCGGCGGCATCCGCAGCCTCAACGTCACCATCCGGCAGAAGCTCGACCTCTACGCCTGCGTGCGCCCGGTGCGGTGGTTCCCCGGGGTCCCGGCGCCGGTCCGCCATCCCGAGAAGCTCGACGTGGTGATCTTCCGGGAGAACACGGAGGATGTCTACGCGGGCATCGAATGGGCTTCGGGCTCGCCGGAGGCCGGGCGGGTGGCGGATTTCCTCGCCCGGGAGATGGGCGTGCGCCTCGCCGACAAGTCCGCCATCGGGATCAAGCCCATGAGCCCGGGCAACAGCAAGCGCCTGGTGCGCGCCGCCATCCGCTATGCCCTGGCCAAGAAGCTGCCCTCCGTGACCATCGTCCACAAGGGCAACATCATGAAGTTCACGGAGGGGGGGTTCCGGGACTGGGCTTACGAGCTGGTCCGCGATGAGTTCCCGCAAGAGACGGTGACGGAAGCCGGCGGGACCGCGGCTGAGGGCCGGTTGCTCATCAAGGACCGCATCGCGGACAGCATGTTCCAGCAGGTCCTTCTGAGGCCCGACGAATACTCGGTCCTGGCCACGCCGAACCTCACCGGCGACTATCTCTCCGACGCCTGCGCGGCGCAAGTGGGCGGCCTGGGAATGGCTCCCGGAGCCAATATCGGCGACGGCATCGGGGTCTTCGAGGCCACGCACGGCTCCGCGCCCAAGTACGCCGGCAAGGACGTCTCCAACCCGAGTTCCTTGATCCTCTCCGGGGCCCTGATGCTCGAGTTCATGGGCTGGCAGGAGGCGGCGGCTGCGGTCTTGCAGGCCATGTCCGCCACCTTCGCGGCCAAGACGGTGACCTACGATCTGGCGCGCCAGATGCCGGACGCCAAGGAGCTCAAATGCTCCCAGTTCGCCGACGCGGTGGCCGCCAACCTCTGA
- a CDS encoding citrate synthase has product MSDSSSGAAGGTAAKKPILAPKPAACQQSNGDVAQHAASITIDGKTYALPVLEGTEGELAVDISGLRAQSGVITYDPGYGNTGSCKSAITFIDGEKGILRYRGIPIEEFDRPHPDFLEIAMLVIFGELPTRAALDRFRAICTANANLDESMKHHFEGFPVSAPPMAQLSAMINAISCFHPEFFTLTNGTTFEQAAARVISQIRTVAAYSYRRSRGLPLMYPNPALRYCANFLHMMFSMPYNDYVVEPEVEDALNLLFLLHADHEQNCSTATVRMVGSSQANLFASCASGVCALWGPLHGGANLAVIEMLELIHRGNKKPEDCIAMAKDKASGFRLMGFGHRVYKNYDPRAKIMKKCCDRVLGKLGIQDPLLDIAMRLEELALKDPYFIEKKLYPNVDFYSGIIMRAIGIPTNMFPVMFSIGRLPGWIAQWKEQHDDAAKRIARPRQIYIGEQTRHYVPLEQRDLRVPESGEAAQ; this is encoded by the coding sequence ATGTCCGATTCGAGCTCAGGCGCCGCCGGTGGGACAGCCGCGAAGAAGCCGATCCTGGCTCCGAAGCCGGCCGCCTGCCAGCAAAGCAACGGAGATGTGGCGCAGCACGCGGCCAGCATCACCATCGACGGCAAGACCTATGCCCTGCCGGTGCTGGAAGGCACGGAGGGAGAGCTGGCCGTGGATATCTCCGGGCTGCGCGCCCAGAGCGGGGTCATCACCTACGACCCGGGCTACGGCAACACCGGCTCCTGCAAGAGCGCCATCACCTTCATCGACGGGGAGAAGGGCATCCTGCGCTACCGCGGCATCCCCATCGAGGAGTTCGACCGCCCCCATCCCGATTTCCTAGAGATCGCCATGCTGGTCATCTTCGGGGAGTTGCCGACCCGGGCGGCCCTCGACCGTTTCCGCGCCATCTGCACGGCCAACGCCAACCTCGACGAGAGCATGAAGCACCATTTCGAGGGCTTCCCGGTGAGCGCTCCCCCCATGGCTCAGCTCTCCGCCATGATCAACGCCATCTCCTGCTTCCATCCGGAGTTCTTCACCCTCACCAACGGCACCACCTTCGAGCAGGCCGCGGCGCGCGTCATCAGCCAGATCCGGACCGTCGCCGCCTACTCCTACCGCCGCTCCCGGGGACTGCCGCTCATGTACCCCAACCCTGCCCTGCGCTACTGCGCCAACTTCCTGCACATGATGTTCTCCATGCCCTACAATGACTATGTGGTCGAGCCCGAGGTCGAGGACGCCCTCAACCTGCTTTTCCTCCTGCACGCGGACCACGAGCAGAACTGCAGCACCGCGACCGTGCGCATGGTGGGCTCCAGCCAGGCCAACCTGTTCGCCTCCTGCGCCTCCGGGGTCTGCGCGCTCTGGGGGCCCCTGCACGGGGGAGCCAACCTGGCCGTCATCGAGATGCTCGAGCTGATCCACCGCGGCAACAAGAAGCCCGAGGACTGCATCGCCATGGCCAAGGACAAGGCCAGCGGGTTCCGGCTCATGGGCTTCGGGCACCGGGTCTACAAGAACTACGACCCCCGCGCCAAGATCATGAAGAAGTGCTGTGACCGCGTGCTGGGCAAGCTCGGCATCCAAGACCCTCTGCTGGACATCGCCATGAGGCTCGAGGAACTGGCCCTCAAGGACCCGTATTTCATCGAGAAGAAGCTCTATCCGAACGTGGACTTCTACAGCGGCATCATCATGCGGGCCATCGGCATCCCCACCAATATGTTCCCGGTCATGTTCTCCATCGGGCGCCTGCCCGGCTGGATCGCGCAGTGGAAGGAGCAGCATGACGATGCCGCCAAGCGCATCGCGCGGCCCCGCCAGATCTATATCGGCGAGCAGACGCGGCATTACGTCCCGCTGGAGCAGCGGGACCTGCGCGTCCCGGAGTCCGGGGAGGCCGCGCAATGA
- the nrfD gene encoding polysulfide reductase NrfD, with amino-acid sequence MPAGLLESLRAALPHVTGFIYPNELELQWSVLIVLYPYLTGLVAGAFILASLERVFNVAAVKPTYRLSLLTALAFLLIAPLPLQAHLGHPERSLEIFMTPNTSSAMAMFGFVYTWYLMAVLLMEIWLDYRREIVEWSRTEAFWPKRLFYKVLTFGVTNISPRSLEIDDKLGKAITVIGLPSAVLLHGYVGFIFGSLKANPWWSTPLMPVIFLFSAMASGIAGVLLIYMFLCRLRRVPIDMPCLDTVAKYLLTAIIVAFSLEMLETIQTAYEAKDHFDIITLLVEGKLFISMFIVQIAMGSLVPMLVLGLNQLFLFPERVRRACYAVSAGLSLIGILAMRWNVVMGGQLFSKSLRGFTTYKLELAGREGLLAAAVLTVLPLFVLAALLYLLPPWAHGGSARAAKSPSA; translated from the coding sequence ATGCCAGCAGGCCTCCTGGAGTCTTTGCGCGCCGCCCTGCCCCATGTCACCGGCTTCATCTACCCCAACGAGCTGGAGCTGCAGTGGAGCGTGCTCATCGTCCTCTATCCTTACCTCACCGGCCTGGTCGCCGGAGCCTTCATCCTGGCCTCGCTGGAGCGGGTCTTCAACGTCGCCGCGGTCAAGCCGACCTACCGGCTCTCGCTGCTCACGGCCCTGGCTTTCCTGCTCATCGCGCCCTTGCCGCTGCAGGCGCATCTGGGGCATCCCGAGAGGTCCTTGGAGATCTTCATGACTCCGAACACCTCCTCGGCCATGGCCATGTTCGGTTTCGTCTACACTTGGTACCTGATGGCCGTGCTCCTCATGGAGATATGGCTGGACTATCGCCGGGAGATCGTGGAGTGGTCGCGGACGGAGGCTTTCTGGCCGAAGCGTCTCTTCTATAAGGTGCTGACCTTCGGGGTGACCAACATCTCGCCGCGGTCTTTGGAGATCGACGACAAGCTGGGCAAGGCCATCACGGTCATCGGCCTGCCCTCGGCCGTGCTCCTGCACGGCTACGTGGGCTTCATCTTCGGCTCGCTCAAGGCCAACCCCTGGTGGTCCACGCCGCTGATGCCGGTCATCTTCCTGTTCTCGGCCATGGCCTCGGGCATCGCCGGGGTGCTGCTCATCTACATGTTCCTGTGCCGGTTGCGCCGGGTGCCTATCGACATGCCCTGCCTGGATACGGTGGCCAAGTATCTGCTCACCGCCATCATCGTGGCCTTCTCTTTGGAGATGCTGGAGACCATCCAGACCGCCTATGAGGCCAAGGACCACTTCGACATCATCACTTTGCTCGTCGAAGGCAAGCTCTTCATCAGCATGTTCATCGTGCAGATCGCCATGGGCTCGCTGGTCCCCATGCTGGTTCTGGGGCTCAATCAGCTGTTCCTCTTCCCGGAGCGGGTGCGGCGGGCCTGCTACGCGGTCTCCGCCGGTCTTTCCTTGATCGGGATACTCGCCATGCGTTGGAACGTGGTGATGGGCGGACAGCTCTTCTCCAAGAGTCTGCGCGGCTTCACCACCTACAAGCTGGAGCTGGCTGGCCGGGAGGGCCTCCTGGCCGCGGCGGTCCTCACGGTCCTGCCTTTGTTCGTCCTGGCTGCGCTGCTCTATCTTCTCCCGCCTTGGGCGCACGGGGGCTCCGCCCGGGCCGCCAAGTCGCCGTCCGCATGA
- a CDS encoding multiheme c-type cytochrome: protein MKDIEHLLRVAAVFVLVISAFFAARHFLVPETFGKYGHYRAAAATEMASMPLHYAGEPACLRCHPEQAKAKAGAGHRGVHCESCHGALLAHAQNPKAVKAVKPKEADMRAFCGICHARNISRPAKFPQQDLAQHNPGVACSQCHNPHNPKP from the coding sequence ATGAAAGACATCGAACATCTCCTGCGCGTGGCCGCGGTCTTCGTCCTGGTGATATCCGCCTTCTTCGCCGCGCGCCATTTCCTGGTCCCGGAGACCTTCGGCAAGTACGGCCACTACCGCGCCGCGGCCGCGACGGAGATGGCGTCTATGCCCCTGCACTACGCGGGCGAGCCGGCCTGCCTGCGCTGCCACCCGGAGCAGGCCAAGGCCAAGGCCGGCGCAGGCCATCGCGGCGTGCATTGCGAGAGCTGCCACGGCGCGCTGCTGGCCCACGCCCAGAATCCCAAGGCCGTCAAGGCAGTCAAACCCAAGGAGGCGGACATGCGCGCCTTCTGCGGGATCTGCCACGCCCGGAACATCTCCCGGCCGGCCAAGTTCCCCCAGCAGGACCTTGCGCAGCACAACCCCGGCGTGGCCTGCAGCCAATGCCATAACCCGCATAACCCGAAACCATGA
- a CDS encoding 4Fe-4S dicluster domain-containing protein, whose product MSRRQFLKSAALTALALAGRAVAAPLAAAEKFFHEPPWKRKKPYWAYAIDTTKCIGCARCVGACKTENDVPREPFYFRTWVERYVIRRSGETNVDSPNGGQDGYPPVRDPGEVSKSFFVPKLCNQCEHSPCVQVCPVGASYKTEDGVVMVDRKYCIGCRYCVQACPYGSRYFHPVLQVADKCTLCYHRIQKGLRPACVEVCPTGTRMFGDRSDPASAISKFMETERLMVLRPEMGTEPKVAYKGLDKEVR is encoded by the coding sequence ATGAGCCGCAGGCAGTTCCTCAAGAGCGCCGCCTTGACGGCATTGGCTCTGGCCGGCCGCGCCGTGGCCGCGCCGCTGGCCGCCGCGGAGAAGTTCTTCCACGAGCCGCCTTGGAAGAGGAAGAAGCCCTACTGGGCCTACGCCATCGACACCACCAAGTGCATCGGCTGCGCGCGCTGCGTGGGCGCCTGCAAGACCGAGAACGACGTGCCCCGCGAGCCGTTCTATTTCCGCACCTGGGTGGAGCGCTACGTGATCCGGCGCAGCGGCGAGACCAACGTTGATTCGCCCAACGGGGGCCAGGACGGCTACCCGCCCGTGCGCGACCCGGGCGAGGTCTCCAAGAGCTTCTTCGTACCCAAGCTCTGCAACCAGTGCGAGCATTCGCCCTGCGTCCAGGTCTGCCCGGTGGGCGCCAGCTACAAGACGGAGGATGGGGTGGTCATGGTGGACCGCAAGTACTGCATCGGCTGCCGCTACTGCGTCCAGGCCTGTCCTTACGGCTCGCGCTACTTCCATCCCGTGCTGCAGGTCGCGGACAAGTGCACGCTCTGCTACCATCGCATCCAAAAGGGCTTGCGGCCCGCCTGCGTGGAGGTCTGCCCGACCGGGACCAGGATGTTCGGCGACCGCAGCGACCCGGCGAGCGCGATCTCGAAGTTCATGGAGACGGAGAGGCTCATGGTGCTCAGGCCTGAGATGGGGACCGAGCCCAAGGTGGCTTATAAGGGCCTGGACAAGGAGGTGCGCTGA